Proteins encoded within one genomic window of Jiangella mangrovi:
- a CDS encoding SDR family oxidoreductase yields MTTPLLVTGGTGTLGRLIVPRLVAAGRTVRMLSRTPREPAADAVEHVAADLRGPDAARHLDAALGGVEVVLHLAGGPKGDAEATTALAAAAARAGVKHLVHISAIGADRVPIAWFRMKLAAEEAVTGAGVPWTVLRAAQFHDLVLKTATAMAKLPVVPVPGGLRFQPVDARDVAARLTELTLGEPAGLVPDLAGPRIEPMGELMRSYLRAAGKRRALLPVRMPGKAGRAYRDGANLTVDGADLGTRTWEEFLAERLG; encoded by the coding sequence ATGACCACACCTCTTCTCGTCACCGGCGGCACCGGCACCCTCGGACGTCTCATCGTGCCACGGCTGGTCGCGGCCGGCCGGACCGTCCGCATGCTCAGCCGCACCCCGCGCGAACCCGCAGCCGACGCCGTCGAGCACGTCGCGGCCGATCTCCGCGGCCCCGACGCCGCACGCCACCTCGACGCCGCGCTCGGTGGCGTCGAGGTCGTCCTGCACCTCGCCGGCGGACCCAAGGGCGACGCCGAGGCGACGACGGCGCTCGCCGCGGCCGCCGCCCGGGCCGGCGTGAAGCACCTCGTGCACATCTCGGCGATCGGCGCCGACCGGGTGCCGATCGCCTGGTTCCGCATGAAGCTGGCCGCCGAGGAGGCCGTGACCGGCGCGGGCGTGCCGTGGACCGTCCTGCGCGCCGCCCAGTTCCACGACCTCGTGTTGAAGACGGCGACGGCGATGGCGAAGCTCCCCGTGGTGCCGGTCCCCGGCGGCCTGCGGTTCCAGCCCGTCGACGCGCGCGACGTGGCCGCCCGGCTGACCGAGCTGACCCTCGGCGAGCCGGCCGGCCTGGTGCCCGACCTCGCCGGCCCGCGGATCGAGCCGATGGGCGAGCTGATGCGCTCGTACCTGCGGGCGGCCGGGAAGCGGCGGGCGCTGTTGCCGGTGCGGATGCCCGGCAAGGCGGGCCGCGCGTACCGCGACGGCGCCAACCTGACCGTCGAC